The Manihot esculenta cultivar AM560-2 chromosome 1, M.esculenta_v8, whole genome shotgun sequence genome has a window encoding:
- the LOC110622684 gene encoding E3 ubiquitin-protein ligase RHA2A, which produces MALKKLASFICNFIGLRRQLRIKDVIAYEAMALDVSENAKEGVLQSAGGSSSAKAMEAEGEHCCVCLSRMNGGLDMRVLPCLHKFHKVCIERWFNVCRKTCPICRFSMGEEERSHKREEQLTEEMVIWFSSFHVAGF; this is translated from the coding sequence ATGGCTTTAAAGAAGTTGGCCTCCTTTATCTGCAACTTCATTGGTCTGAGAAGGCAGCTAAGGATTAAGGATGTAATAGCTTATGAGGCGATGGCATTGGATGTTTCAGAGAATGCGAAGGAGGGCGTGCTTCAATCTGCAGGAGGATCAAGCTCAGCTAAGGCTATGGAGGCTGAGGGTGAACATTGTTGTGTTTGCTTGTCAAGAATGAATGGAGGGCTTGACATGAGAGTGCTGCCTTGTCTGCATAAGTTCCATAAGGTATGCATTGAGAGATGGTTCAATGTTTGCCGGAAAACATGTCCGATATGCCGGTTTTCAATGGGGGAAGAGGAGAGATCGCACAAGAGAGAAGAGCAACTAACTGAAGAGATGGTAATATGGTTTTCCTCTTTTCATGTAGCTGGCTTTTAA
- the LOC110617567 gene encoding F-box protein CPR1 yields MADRFPPEIVIEILIRAEVQTLLRCRSVSKKWLAIIDAPDFIKHQINHSIKTSTNKTLFVKEEYGRFYDYDFDCSDSCGTMEFRELPNSSRTRSVSLVGSCNGLICLRNESNDDILIVNPSTRKHHWFPGFLPLNFHSCVNLTWDGTWFRGSGYGFGYDRVSDDYKIVRIAQVHNTAKSWFLKSEMLICKVKTKIVRAVKIPFVVPTSHRMGVLANEALHWIAFRYDNPSSSEVILVYDLVTDEFREDPLPEFHESGMDIGLLGTWLCLTVNHEGVGVVVWVMKEYGVKESWIKLFSISHTDLKYGSLRPLGFSKRWLEVLLELDGDRLVWYDIEKKKAEDILLHGSQMRYFEAIIFLRSLARVPADAN; encoded by the coding sequence ATGGCCGACCGATTTCCGCCAGAAATCGTGATCGAAATCTTAATTCGAGCTGAGGTGCAGACTCTTCTACGCTGCAGGTCCGTGTCCAAAAAGTGGCTTGCCATAATTGACGCCCCTGATTTtatcaaacaccaaatcaatcACTCCATCAAGACCAGCACCAATAAAACCCTCTTCGTCAAAGAAGAATATGGCCGATTCTATGATTACGACTTCGATTGCTCCGATTCATGTGGGACTATGGAGTTCCGTGAGCTACCAAATAGTTCCCGGACTCGTTCTGTTTCATTAGTCGGGTCTTGCAATGGTTTGATATGCTTGAGGAACGAAAGCAACGATGATATTCTCATAGTGAACCCGTCTACTCGAAAGCATCATTGGTTTCCAGGTTTTTTGCCTCTTAACTTCCATAGTTGTGTTAATTTGACCTGGGATGGAACTTGGTTTCGCGGGTCAGGATATGGGTTCGGGTATGATCGTGTCTCTGATGATTATAAGATTGTGAGGATTGCGCAAGTGCATAATACTGCTAAGAGTTGGTTCTTGAAATCTGAAATGCTGATTTGTAAAGTGAAAACCAAAATTGTAAGAGCAGTTAAAATACCTTTTGTAGTTCCTACTAGTCATAGGATGGGTGTGCTTGCTAATGAGGCTTTGCATTGGATAGCTTTTAGATATGATAATCCGAGCAGTTCGGAAGTAATTTTGGTTTATGATCTTGTGACTGATGAATTTCGAGAGGATCCACTGCCTGAGTTTCATGAGTCTGGAATGGATATTGGTTTATTAGGAACATGGTTATGCTTAACCGTTAATCATGAAGGTGTGGGTGTTGTTGTATGGGTGATGAAAGAATATGGGGTTAAGGAATCTTGGATTAAACTCTTTTCAATTTCACATACTGATCTGAAATATGGCTCTCTTAGACCTTTGGGTTTTTCAAAGAGATGGTTGGAAGTTTTGTTGGAGTTGGATGGAGACAGGCTTGTTTGGTATGATATAGAGAAGAAAAAAGCTGAAGACATTTTGCTTCATGGATCGCAAATGAGATATTTTGAAGCAATTATTTTTTTGAGAAGCCTTGCACGGGTTCCGGCTGATGCAAATTGA
- the LOC110627574 gene encoding protein FD, which produces MEEVWKDINLASLHDHSSGDQDIAVAPTRHNQHRNPNFILQDFFARPFSKDPQTRRVSAHAQGDPALYGSPVPPPATVLSLNTGPGFDFLDNSDYPLRPTSHLPSHPVSSFNSPFEALDSSSFSKKRVQESDNSSCDRRHKRMIKNRESAARSRARKQAYTNELELAIEHLMEENARLKRQQEELLLAASTQHPKKHTLHRTSTAPF; this is translated from the exons ATGGAAGaggtctggaaagacatcaatCTTGCTTCTCTTCATGATCACTCTTCCGGCGATCAAGACATCGCTGTCGCTCCCACTCGCCATAATCAGCATCGCAACCCTAACTTTATTCTTCAAGACTTCTTTGCTAGACCCTTTAGCAAAGATCCACAAACGAGAAGAGTGTCTGCTCATGCTCAAGGAGATCCTGCTCTATATGGCTCTCCTGTGCCACCGCCTGCTACTGTTCTCAGCTTAAACACAGGTCCTGGGTTCGATTTTCTTGACAACTCTGATTATCCACTTAGGCCTACCTCGCATTTGCCCAGCCATCCTGTTTCCTCTTTTAATAGTCCTTTCGAGGCTTTGGATTCATCTTCTTTTAGCAAAAAAAGAGTTCAAGAATCTGATAACAGTTCCTGCGATCGCCGGCATAAGCGTATGATCAAGAACCGAGAATCAGCAGCTCGATCGAGAGCTAGAAAACAG GCTTATACAAATGAGCTAGAGCTCGCAATAGAACATCTAATGGAAGAAAATGCGAGGCTCAAGAGACAGCAAGAGGAG TTACTATTAGCTGCTTCCACTCAGCATCCCAAAAAGCACACTCTCCATCGAACGTCAACGGCTCCATTTTGA